GCGGAGGCCGGGCACCCGCCGCAGGACGCCTAACAGCTTCGCGATGGCCGCCGCGGACTTCTCCGGGTCCGACCCGGGCCCCCCGCTCACCGGCGACGCGCGCTGCGCGGCGATCGTCTGGACCTCCGTGTACTTGAGCAGCCCCTCCGCCCCGTGCCGGCGCCCGCCGAGCCCGGACACGCCCGCGCCGCCGATCGGCGCGTCGACCGACGCCCAGGTGGCGGCGTAGGTCTCGTTCACGTTGACGCTCCCCGAGCGGACCCGCGCGGCGAGCGCGACCGCGCGCCGCGCGTCGCGCGACCAGACGCTCGCGTTGAGGCCGTAGGGCGTGTCGTTCGCGCGCGCGACCGCCTCGTCCTCGCCGTCCACGGGGTAAAGCGCGACGACCGGCCCGAACGTCTCCTCGGCGTACAGCAGCATCCCCGGCGCGGCGCCGGCGACGAGCGTGGGTTCGTAGCAGTAGGGTCCCAAATCGGGGCGGGCGCGGCCGCCGCACAGGATCGTCGCGCCCCGCGCCCGCGCGTCCTCGACGTGCCGCACGACCGTCTCGAGCTGGCGGGGGCCGGATAGCGAGCCGACGTCAACGTCCCAGCCGAGCGACGCGCCGAGCCGTAGCGCGCGCGTCCGCTCGACGGCGAGCCGGGTGAACGCGTCGTAGACGGGGCGCATCACGAAGCACCGCTCGATCGACACGCAGACCTGCCCCGCGCCGACGAACGCGCCGCGCGCGAGCCCCTCGGCCGCGGCCGCGAGGTCGGCGTCAGCGAGGACGAGCATCGGGTTCTTCCCGCCGAGCTCGAGCGACGCGTTGACGAGGCGCTCGCCCGCCTGCCGCGCGACGACCCGGCCGGTGCGCGTGCTGCCCGTGTACATCACGAAGTCGACCGCGTCGATCAGCGGCGGCCCGACGACTGGCCCCTCGCCCGTGAGCACGGGCATGAGGTCGCGCGGGATCCCCGCCTCGTACAACAGCTCGACCGCCCACAGCGCGGTGAACGACGTCGCGTGGTCGGGCTTGAGCACGACCGCGTTTCCGGCCGCGAGCGCGGGGAGCGAGTCGGTGATCGGCAGATTGAGCGGGTAGTTCCAGGGCGTGAGCACGCCCACCACGCCGACCGGGTGCCGCAGCTCCCACACGCGTGTGAGGCCCGGGTACGCCCCGCGCCGCCGCCGCGGCCTGAGCAGCCCGGGGGCACGCACACCGTAGTACCGGGCCACGTTCGCGACGTCGAGCACCTCCTGAAACGCGTCGCGGCGCGCCTTGCCCGTTTCGAGCTGCGCGAGGTCGAGGCCGAGCTCCCGTTCGCGGAGAAGCAGGTCGTGGAAGCGGAGGAGCACCGCGGCGCGCTCGGCGGCAGGGCGCGCGGCCCAGGCACGCTGGGCCGACCGCGCGCGCGCTACGGCGGCGTGCACGTCGTCCGTCGTCGCGCGAGGAACGGCGCCGAGCAGTTCGCCGGTGAACGGCGCGTGCACGGGAACCGACGGGCGGTCGACGGCCGCGGGCGCGAGCCGAGCCTGAAGCGCGGCGATCGCCGCGCGGGCGCGGGCGGTCGCGAGCGGCGAGGACGTCCGCCCGCCGGCGGCGGGCGCGGCCGATTCGGACGGACGGTCGAGCGTGGCGGACACGGGCACCTCGCGATTGCGCGGCGCGCCGCGCCGCGGCCGGGTCAGGCGGCGTTCGGACGCGCCTTACGGTACGTCTCAATCCCCTGCTTCAATAACAGCAGGGCGGATGCCT
The Gemmatimonadetes bacterium T265 genome window above contains:
- the gabD2 gene encoding succinic semialdehyde dehydrogenase is translated as MPVSATLDRPSESAAPAAGGRTSSPLATARARAAIAALQARLAPAAVDRPSVPVHAPFTGELLGAVPRATTDDVHAAVARARSAQRAWAARPAAERAAVLLRFHDLLLRERELGLDLAQLETGKARRDAFQEVLDVANVARYYGVRAPGLLRPRRRRGAYPGLTRVWELRHPVGVVGVLTPWNYPLNLPITDSLPALAAGNAVVLKPDHATSFTALWAVELLYEAGIPRDLMPVLTGEGPVVGPPLIDAVDFVMYTGSTRTGRVVARQAGERLVNASLELGGKNPMLVLADADLAAAAEGLARGAFVGAGQVCVSIERCFVMRPVYDAFTRLAVERTRALRLGASLGWDVDVGSLSGPRQLETVVRHVEDARARGATILCGGRARPDLGPYCYEPTLVAGAAPGMLLYAEETFGPVVALYPVDGEDEAVARANDTPYGLNASVWSRDARRAVALAARVRSGSVNVNETYAATWASVDAPIGGAGVSGLGGRRHGAEGLLKYTEVQTIAAQRASPVSGGPGSDPEKSAAAIAKLLGVLRRVPGLR